In one uncultured Methanoregula sp. genomic region, the following are encoded:
- a CDS encoding DNA methyltransferase, producing the protein MAVTLPELSVKREFIDLKNVFPEIPKKNYLTHGFDKYPAKMIPHMAKFLIQKTSSPKDTIVDPFCGSGAVVIQSILEQRNAIGIDLNPLAVLLSNAKVTPLEIYLLNNQLKDLKSQFYICDKPYIYNFCNADYWFTPVTIKKLGIIKTVLDRNNTDIPEKYLIFWKALFVSIIRECSKADIRGPKPFISKRSKKSRKGKHFDPFKIFSYQAQIWISREAEYLDVLSSQKRIPKFQIIRGDSRKISEIIGRKQVNAIITSPPYLNAQDYYRSSKFQLFFLNEFCENELKTLSREIIGSDRFLQSTVAKEMKLPFDLAEKIRLELLEVNKKNSVIFSKYISDMCQVIKQSSALLESGSPFSIVIGDNKISNIEIPTHFLINEIFEQNEFKLESLHSDKIRDRRLPIIRNGHSGIMKHENLLIFKKL; encoded by the coding sequence ATGGCAGTTACTCTCCCCGAATTAAGTGTTAAAAGGGAATTTATTGATCTGAAAAATGTATTTCCTGAAATTCCTAAAAAAAATTATCTAACTCACGGTTTTGATAAATACCCAGCAAAAATGATCCCCCATATGGCAAAATTTCTTATTCAGAAAACATCGTCACCAAAAGATACAATTGTTGATCCTTTTTGTGGTAGTGGAGCAGTCGTTATTCAATCTATTCTTGAACAAAGAAATGCGATTGGTATAGATCTAAACCCATTGGCCGTGCTTCTATCAAATGCGAAAGTGACTCCTCTCGAAATATATTTATTAAATAATCAATTAAAAGATTTGAAATCGCAATTTTATATCTGTGATAAACCATATATCTACAATTTCTGTAACGCAGATTATTGGTTCACACCGGTAACCATTAAAAAATTGGGAATCATAAAAACGGTACTCGATCGAAATAATACCGATATTCCAGAGAAGTACTTAATTTTTTGGAAAGCATTATTCGTTTCGATAATTAGAGAATGCTCGAAAGCCGATATCCGGGGTCCGAAACCATTCATTTCTAAAAGATCTAAAAAGAGTCGAAAAGGCAAACATTTTGATCCTTTTAAAATTTTTTCCTATCAAGCACAAATCTGGATCTCTCGGGAAGCCGAATATTTAGATGTATTAAGCAGTCAAAAACGGATACCCAAATTCCAAATAATTCGTGGTGATTCACGAAAGATTTCAGAAATAATTGGAAGGAAACAGGTTAATGCCATTATCACATCTCCACCATATCTGAATGCTCAAGATTACTATAGATCTTCAAAATTTCAATTATTTTTTTTAAATGAATTTTGTGAAAACGAACTAAAAACGTTATCAAGAGAGATTATTGGGAGTGACAGATTTTTACAATCAACGGTGGCTAAAGAAATGAAATTACCCTTCGATCTTGCCGAAAAAATTCGGTTAGAATTATTAGAAGTAAACAAGAAAAATTCTGTTATTTTTTCAAAATATATTTCAGATATGTGTCAAGTCATTAAACAAAGTAGTGCTTTATTGGAGTCTGGTTCACCGTTTTCAATAGTAATCGGTGATAACAAGATATCCAATATTGAAATACCGACACATTTTTTAATTAATGAAATATTTGAGCAAAATGAGTTTAAATTGGAATCTCTCCACTCTGATAAAATTCGTGATCGAAGATTACCTATAATAAGAAATGGTCATAGTGGAATAATGAAGCATGAAAACTTACTAATTTTTAAAAAATTGTGA